Part of the Candidatus Zixiibacteriota bacterium genome is shown below.
TACGACCTCGATCTTCGCCGCGCGCGAATGGGTCGAGGCGAATCTCCGAACGGCGTTGATCGTTGCCGCCGGGGTCATCGCGATGGCCGCGATTGTCTGGGGCGTTGTCGCTTGGCGCAGCGCCCAGACCCGCGAGGCGATGGCTCTCTTCGGAGAAGCCGGTGTGGAAATGCGCTCCGGCAACCCCGCCGTGGCGATCGCCCAGTTGCAGAAGGTCCTCGATGAGCATTCCGGCGCCAAGGTGGCGGGACCGGCATGTTTCCAGTTGGCCGAACTGCAGTTTCGCCAACGGAACTTCGATGACGCCCGCGTGCTGTTCCAGCGCTATCTGGACGATTACGGCGACGATCCCATGTTGAAAGCCGCGGCTTGGGCCGGTCTGGGGGCGGTCGATGAGCAGGCCAACTCGCCGGAGGAGGCCAGCGCCAAGTTCCAGAAGGCCTATGAGGTTGACCCCAAGGGATTCCGCGCTCCCGAGTACCTTCACATGGCGATCCGCGCCGCCATCACCGCCAATGACTCCACCAAGGCGCTTGATACATTCAC
Proteins encoded:
- a CDS encoding tetratricopeptide repeat protein: MPTARAQRRLSKHDLKTDSFTTSIFAAREWVEANLRTALIVAAGVIAMAAIVWGVVAWRSAQTREAMALFGEAGVEMRSGNPAVAIAQLQKVLDEHSGAKVAGPACFQLAELQFRQRNFDDARVLFQRYLDDYGDDPMLKAAAWAGLGAVDEQANSPEEASAKFQKAYEVDPKGFRAPEYLHMAIRAAITANDSTKALDTFTTLRREFPRESQTLNQVRQALIEHGYLDPGARL